TGGCCGCCCCGGGCCTGATATTGAAAATGGTCAGAACCCTGCGGTTATCACTACTAATACGACTGGTTATAACCATGACAAAAGAGACTATATCCAAACCAACGGAACGCTTGAAATTTTGATTCCGGGTGTGGAAGGTTTGAAAGTAACTGCAATGGCTGCTATTGATAAGCAATTGCGCCGTCAGAAGTCATTCCAGAAGCCATGGACACTCTATTTCTGGGACAAGAAGACATTTGAAGCCGATGGTGTAACGCCATTTTTGACTGGAACTGTACGTTCTACTTTCAGCGATCCGCGTTTGACGGAAAATGCTTCACAGGAACTTTCTGTTCAGCTAACAGGGCAGGTATCTTACGAAAAGTCGATCAACTCGCATAACTTCAATGTGATGGCGGGTGTTCAGCGTGAGAAAGTGGATGGGGACGGATTCTTCGCTTATCGTCGCTATTTTATTTCCCCTGTGGTTGATCAACTGTTTGCCGGTGGTACTGCCGAACAGAATATCGACAACTTCGATTTGTTCAGACGTGCCCGTTTGAGCTACTTCGGACGCGCCGGCTATAACTACAAAGAGAAATACCTGGCTGAATTCCTTTGGCGTGTGGATGGATCTTATGTATTCCCACAGCAAGGTCGTTTCGGCTTCTTTCCAGGGGTATCGGCAGGTTGGAGAATTTCGGAAGAAGATTTCTGGAAGGGTAACATCAACTTCGTCAACAATGTGAAAATTCGCGGTTCATGGGGTCAAATGGGTGCTGAACCTTACTTGTTGGGAACAGAAACATTGGCAGAGTATCAATACCTGTCTACAATGGGCTTTGGTTCTTACATTATCAATGACCAGGTTGCCAAAACATTGCTTGAAACTCGCGTAGCCAACCCGAACTTTACCTGGGAGGTTGCGAACAACTCTAACTTCGGTATCGAAGGTACGTTGTTCCATGACAAGGTTGCATTCGAATTCGACTACTTTGTTAACAATCGTTCCAATATCCTGATCCCAAAAATTGGATCTACGCCTTCAAGTGCTGGTATTGACGGAAAACTTCCTCCTCAAAACCTTGGTAAACTGCAAAACAAAGGGTGGGAATTCAAAGTGAGCTATGACGGAAGTCACAACGATTTCACATATTCTGTGAGCGTGAATGGAGGTTATGCCAAAAACCAGATCAAATACTGGGATGAAACACCTGGTGCACCTTCGTACCAACGTACCACTGGTAAGCCATACAATGCATTCCTGGCTTATCAGTATGACGGTATCTTCAAGGATCAGACTGAGATTGATTCTAAAACGCTGGATTACAGCGGAATTACCGGTACTATTCGTCCCGGCGACATGAAGTTCAAGGATATCAATGGCGATGGAAAAATCACGGCTGACGACAAAGTCCGCTCTGAAAAAACCAACCGCCCACAGTTCACAGGAGGAGCATCGATCAACCTGGGCTATAAAGCGTTTGATTTGTCGATCCTGTTCCAGGGAACATTGGGAGGCCTTCAATATATTGGACAAACTGAGTCCGGTGACATTGGTAATTACCTGAAATATGCATACGATCACCGTTGGACGATTGATAATCCAAGTTCAACCGAACCGCGTCTCGCTAACAGAAATAATACCTATTATACCAATTTCGACAATGCCGGTGCCAACACCTATTACCTGAGAAGCAACAATTATCTGCGTCTTAAGAATATAGAACTGGGCTATAACCTGCCATCTGAAATCGGTAAAAAGATCGGCCTGAACAATTTCAGGGTATATGTCAACGGTTTGAACCTGATCACGATCGACAAGATCAAAATATGGGATCCCGAAGCGACTTCTACAAACGGACAATACTATCCTCAGTCGCGGGTGATGAATGCTGGAGTACGTGTAACTTTTTAAGAACAAAACATGAAACTGAGTTATAAAAATTGGATATTTTTCGCGGCGCTTGCATCGGCTGGGCTTGCGTCCTGCGATACAGATTTTCTGGATGTGACACCGCCAACTGAAATTCCAACCGAAGAGGTTTGGAAGGACGGTGCACTTGCCGAGGGCTTTGTGACCGGCATCTATGCAGGACTTCAGCAAGGTGGTTTCAGCGAACAAATGCTTGCATCCCTTACTGATGAAGCGGTTTTTACCCACACAGGTAGAAACATCAACACTGTCAATGAAGGTAGTTTGAGCCCTTCCAACCTTGGATGGGTGGATGACACCTACGGATGGGGCCCGATGTATACCAGAATCCGTGCTTCCAACCAGGCTATTCAGAATCTGAAAACGGCCACTTTTACGGATGAGACGCTTAAAACCCGTTTGCAGGGAGAGGCGTATTTCCTTCGCGCTTACTACTATCAGCAGTTGTTACGTTACTACGGTTCTGTACCTATTATTACAAAAGCGTACAATCTGAACGAGGATTATTCAGTAGCTCGCAATACTTATGACGAATGTGTGAAATTCATCGTAAGCGACCTGGATAGCTCTGCATTGTTGTTGAAAGGAAAAACAGAAGTGAAAGGACGTGCAACGGAAGTGGCTGCTTTGGCATTGAAATCAAGAGTGTTGTTGTATGCAGCCAGTGATCTTCATGACATCCCAACTCTGAAAGCGAAGTCGGCTGTAATTGCAGCCTATCCAAACCCTGAATTTTTGGGTTACCTGTCAGGAGACCGCAAGGCGCGATGGCAAGCAGCACAAGTTGCAGCAAAAGCAGCATTGGACGCAAGCAACGGAGGTTATAAGCTGAACCTGACCGCGCCGGTAACTCCCGAGCAGGGCAAGATCAACTACATCTCCCTTTCAATGGGTGGTGGTAGTGCAGATAAGACGTTGGATGCATCAGCTTCTTCCGACATCATTTTCGGTCGCTACTTTATACCAAGTCTTAACGAAGGCGCGCGTCAGACAGGTTTGAACAATGGTCCAAACGGATACCACAACTGGGCTGGAAACACGCCAATCGGCTTATTGGTTGATGATTATCAAATGATGGATGGCACGCCATTCGCATGGACTAATCCGACACACAAAGCCAACCCATATGTAAACCGTGACCCACGTTTCTATGCAACTGTAATGTATGACGGCGCAAACTGGAAACCACGCCCTTCCGATGCGAAAGATCCTGCTAACCAGATCCAAACAGGTGCTTACGACCTTCTGGATGACAAAGGAGCATTGATCAACCGCAAAGGACTCGATACCCGCAGCAGCTCTATTGAAGACTGGAACGGAAGCCGTACAGGTTACTATATGCGTAAGTTTATTGATCCAAACCCTGCATTGTACGATAATACAGATCGTCAGAACATTCCGTGGCCATTTATCCGTGTGACTGAAACCGTTTTCAATTACATTGAGGCAAGCATTGAACTGGGGCAGGATGCAGAAGCACTTGCGTGGCTTAACAAGATTCGTTTCCGCGCAGGTATGCCGGCAGTGAAAGCTACGGGCACAGCTTTGAAAGAAGCTTATCGCCAAGAGAAACGCATTGAGATGGCTTACGAGGAGCAGCGTTACCACGATGCACGTCGTTGGCTGATTGCGCCGACAACCCTTGGAAGACCCCTTCAATACATTACTGTATTGGGTAAATTCAAGCCTGGGAAATCCATGAAAGAGCCATACCATTACGATACAAGCGTTTACGATTACACTTATACTCCGGTAGAAGAAAAATCGCACGAAAACCGTACATGGGTTGACAAAATGTATTTCCGTCCGTTCAGCCGTGACGAGATCAACAGAAATGCCAAGCTGGTTCAAAATCCGGGTTACGATAAATAATTCAAGATTTATTTAGCACAAAAAACCCTGTCGTTCGCGGCAGGGTTTTTTGTTTCCATGGGACACATTCCCACAAAACGTGGATTTCGATAGACACTAGTCTGCGCTTTAAAATTTAATAAGTTATTGATAATGAAGTAATTGTATTTTTTGGCATGATCGTGTTGATAATCATGGCAGCAGTGCGGATGCACAAAACGCTTTTACCATTGTTAAAAAACGAACATAGATTATGAAAACGCTAGTAGTATCGGCATTGGCCTTAACGCTAATTTCTTTTGCCTCTGTTCAGGCTCAAACAACAGAACCAGCGACGCAGGCGACGCAGCATGAGGTTCACAAGGAAGCAGCAACCACCCAAAAAACCGGTAAAGAGGAAAAGGTAGTCGTCAAGCCGGAGGATCTACCGGCAGGTATCAAGAAAACGATCCAGGGGGAACAATTTTCCGGTTGGAAAGTAGAAAAAGCTTTTCTTGTAACGGAAACCGACAAAACGCAATATTATGAATTACAGGTAGCCAAAGGCAAAGAAAGCGCCAGGGTTAAACTGGATAAAGACGGAAATAATGTGGGATAGTTAGTTAAGTCTCACATTCAAGTGAAAAAAGCCGGAACTTCTCCGGCTTTTTTTGTTACCCGACAGTTTATACCTTTAACACCTTTTAGATCTAAACACTTAATAGTTCCTTTTTTCTTAATGCTTCGACTTTTACGTTACCCGCTCCTCATCTCTGTTTTAGTTTTTGGTTTGTTCAATTGCGCTGGCAGTAAAAAGTCAAAAACTGTTGCGACAGATGCCAAACTCTCCGCTCAGGGCAAAGAATTATTTACAACGAACTGTGTCTCTTGTCACGCACTGGAGCACGAAGAAATCGGGCCGCGGCTAGGAGGCGTAACCAGTTTATTGTCTGAAAAGGAACTCATTGATTTCGTCAAAAATCCTAACAAGGCCATCGAAGCAGGTAATCAGCGGGCGGTAGCATTGACGCGACGGTACAAAATGATCATGCCGCCATTTGATTTTCTGACAAACGATGAGATTAAATCAATCCTGGCGTATATTAAAGACGAAAGCGAGCAGCATCACATTCAACCCCTGGTGGTGAAGGCCGAAGCCAATACCGCTGTTGCAGAGCGACTAGCCGCCCCGATTACCAAAGCTGGCCTGAAAATAGAGACAGAGGATTTTATTACAATTCCTTCTTCAAGCGAAAAGATGCCGAAAACGCGCATCGCAAATATGCGACCCCATCCTTCGGCCGATGGTACATTGTTTGTCAGCGACCAGAGGGGCATAATTCATAGAATAGAGAACAACCAAACCAATGTATTTCTGGATATCAGGCCTTTGATCGAAAATTATGTCAATGAGCCTGGCCTGGGTACCGGGCTGGGCAGCTTCGCTTTTCATCCTGATTATCAAAACAATGGCTTGATTTACATTACCCATACCGAAGCATTCAAGGGCAAGCGTGCTGACTATGAATTCCCCGATTCCATTAAAGTGGCATTGCAATGGGTGGTTTCTGAATGGAAGATCAATGACGTGAAAAGTAAGGTATTCGAAGGGAAAAGACGTGAGCTTATCCGTATCAATGTGCCGAGCGTGGTGCATGGTACCCAGGACATTGGATTTGTGCCGGGTATCGGAAAAAGCGATCCGGATTATGGGATGCTATATATAGGTACCGGCGACGGAGGTTCCACCATTGCTAAACATCCTGAGCTTTGCCACAAACTAGGCTCGCTACTGGGCACCATTATCCGGATTGATCCTGCCGGGAATAATAGCAAAAACGGCAGCTATGGCATTCCAACGGATAATCCCTTCGTAAACAATGCCGATCCTGCGACTTACAAGGAGATTTATGCCTACGGTTTCAGAAATCCGCACCGCCTTTACTGGGATATGACGAATGGAAAAACATTGTTCAGCGCCGAAGTAGGGGAGTCCAATTTTGAAGAAGTGAATGTGATCAAAAAAGGCGGAGATTACGGCTGGAATGTGCAGGAAGGTAACTACGGAATTTCTTACAAGGATCTTAAAAACGTCTACAAATTGCCAGACGCGAACAAGTTTGTTAAGCCTTTCGCGCTTTACGACCATGTCGATGGAAATGCGATCAGCGGCGGGGCTGTTTACGAAGGCCAGCTGGAAGCATTGAAGCATAAATATATTTTTGGGGATATCGTTAGCGGACGGATCTTCTACGTTCCGGTAGATAAATATTTATCACCTTCACCGGTACACGAGCTTACCATTATGCAAGGCTCCAAGGAGACCAATCTGGTGGAAATGTCGGGCTCAAAACGGGTAGACCTGCGCATCGAATACGATCTTTTTTCAAAGCAGATGTACATTATGACCAAAAGCGACGGCAAAATCAGGAAGGTTACCAAAGCCTATTTTGACAAGATACCCTGAGGTGCCATTAGCTATTTTGAGTTGGCCGTTAAATAATTGATAAGCCTTAATGACAAGTTGTTACAGTTAATTTGTACAGCAAAAAATTAACTAAGGTTTATAATGGCAAATGTAAAAACAGTAATTGATCAATGGTCAGTAAAAGATCTTGAAGATAACTCTTCTATCAACGTAACCGTGGAGGGATGCACCGAGCTGGGTAACAATTCGCAGCCGGGCATCCAGATCCTGAGTATGGGCCAGTTCGTGACCTACGAACCCAATATCGTCGAGCAATGGGCATACAAAGCCGGCAAGCAGTCGGTGACCGAGTACTTCCTGGAAGACAAATCCTGGACCTATCACCAAGACCAATACATTAAATATTACTTATTGTTAGAAAGTCCGTTGAAGGCCCGTATCGTGGTGAAGACAAGAAGCTCCAAGCCAATTACCAAGGATTATGAACTGCCTTTTGAAGTATAGTAAAGCGACCAATAGCTATCGCGGCTCGCCCCAGGCTAGTTTCTAATTCACGATGATCACATACACTTATTACGGTCTACTTTCGGTATTCTGTATCTTTCTTTTCATATCCGTTTTTACCTACCTGTGGAAGCCTGCTCCTTCGGGAGACAGTTCCGTGGGTTGGGCACTGGGCATCTTTTACCTGGCTGGCCTGGTCGGTATTATTGTGCTGGCTTTGTTGTTTTGGCAAAACAAAACCGTAGGACTGATCATACTTTGTGTTCCGCTGGTTTTTCTGTCGCTACCATTTCTGAGGAGCAAGATCACAGATCTTTATGCCTGGTTTCCGGTTGCGGGAAACACCACTCCGTTAACGGTCCATATCGTCAATACCACCGATGCGCTCATTCGTGTAAAGATTGAATGCTGGTTTGGTCGGGCGAATCGACACACTTCTTTTCTATATAAAACAATGGTTTTTACCTCCAAACCGCTGGAATCCACGCCGCATCAGCTATCGGAATATCAGACGGTTTTGCTTTCCAGAAAATCCAAATACGTGTCAATCTCCATTTACGAGTGTATTTTGGGAAATGGCCCTGAGTTCAGTTATATGAGGGAAATCCAGCCGTGCATGCAGTTTTGGGATCAATCTGTCGGCGCATTTCGGAAATCCGAGTATGTGATCACCATTGATGCCGCCAAGAATTCAGATGCTTTCAGATCGGAAGTAAAAAGATTAAAAAAGGACAATATGTACACCTCCGGGGCATTCTAATTCCGAACTTATGAAATTGCAATTGATAAAAACCATTGGCTCGCCAGTAAGTGGCAAGGATCAGTCGATCTGGATTTCTGCAAAAGACAAATCGTTCTATATCACAGATCGCTGGAAAGTGGTTCGCATCGATCCAAGCGAGAATTTTGAGATCCGTGTGATTTCAGAAACCGCCGATCAAGAAGATGCTTATCAAATGAAGGGAATTTATGACAAGAGATTACCTGACCCTCTCTATGACGAAATCAGCGCAGGTGGAATCGCGGGTTTTAAGCTTTTGAGTAAAACAGATTATGATAGCATTGATTCGCCAGCCGGGTCTGCCTCATTTCTGGAAATGGCCAACCGTTACGGGCCCATTGATCGCAACTTGCCGCTGCTGGCCCACAACGCGAGTATTGTCACATTTGGAAATAAATCCCTTTGGATGGAAAGAATGGAAGGCAACGCATTGATAAGTATTGACACGGTCAAAACAAAAGGGAAAGCGCCGGTGCACGCCCATCTGCATCCGAACCTGAACCTGATCGTTTACGGGACTAATTATGGCGAGATTTACGGGCAGTATTTTAATGAAAACAGTTTTGGTAAAGCCATAAAAATTGACAATCTACAAAAACCTTGTTATCAAACAGGCTTCACGCAAGACGGGGAATATTTGATTGTCTGCGGAATGGGCTACGTAAAATTATACATTGAAAAAGCCGGTACCTATTCAGAAATCTCGACCATTCAAACTTCCGCCAGATCTTTTGAGATATTGGAAAACTACCTGATCCTCAATAAAGGAATGCACGGAATGGATGTTTTTCTGATCGGAGACAAGCCTGAGAAAAAAGGCTCACTGGAACTCCCATTTGCCATCGACAGAATGATTTGTCATCAGCCCGAACGATTAATGCTCCTGACAAGTAACCCGCACGGAGAGATAGCGTTTGTAAAATTGACGGATCAATAACCGTCAGAGGTAGAGCTTTACCATTTCCCGCCAGTAGCGCGGCCTGTGCGCCTCCTCGTCCCAGACGTAAAGCTGATGTGGAACTGCGATCTGGTTTAATGAATGGCTCAGATGCTGGTTGTTGTCTAAGAATGTATCCTCGCGGCCGATCACCAGGGTAATGT
The genomic region above belongs to Dyadobacter pollutisoli and contains:
- a CDS encoding RagB/SusD family nutrient uptake outer membrane protein, with the protein product MKLSYKNWIFFAALASAGLASCDTDFLDVTPPTEIPTEEVWKDGALAEGFVTGIYAGLQQGGFSEQMLASLTDEAVFTHTGRNINTVNEGSLSPSNLGWVDDTYGWGPMYTRIRASNQAIQNLKTATFTDETLKTRLQGEAYFLRAYYYQQLLRYYGSVPIITKAYNLNEDYSVARNTYDECVKFIVSDLDSSALLLKGKTEVKGRATEVAALALKSRVLLYAASDLHDIPTLKAKSAVIAAYPNPEFLGYLSGDRKARWQAAQVAAKAALDASNGGYKLNLTAPVTPEQGKINYISLSMGGGSADKTLDASASSDIIFGRYFIPSLNEGARQTGLNNGPNGYHNWAGNTPIGLLVDDYQMMDGTPFAWTNPTHKANPYVNRDPRFYATVMYDGANWKPRPSDAKDPANQIQTGAYDLLDDKGALINRKGLDTRSSSIEDWNGSRTGYYMRKFIDPNPALYDNTDRQNIPWPFIRVTETVFNYIEASIELGQDAEALAWLNKIRFRAGMPAVKATGTALKEAYRQEKRIEMAYEEQRYHDARRWLIAPTTLGRPLQYITVLGKFKPGKSMKEPYHYDTSVYDYTYTPVEEKSHENRTWVDKMYFRPFSRDEINRNAKLVQNPGYDK
- a CDS encoding SusC/RagA family TonB-linked outer membrane protein — encoded protein: MRISKRSKDRNLTRCFYSLFLSMVVMAGAYAQDVTVKGKVSDEQGQGLPGVSVVAKGTSVGTVTDLEGNYSVNVPGSTTLVFSFIGYITQEIPLGSKTSLDVKMLSDTKALEEVVVVGYGTAKKATLTGSVTAVKGAELQKAPAANLSNTLGGRLPGVSAVQGSGEPGYDGSAIRIRGTNSLGNSNALIVVDGVPNRSGGLDRLNPADIESISVLKDAAAAIYGSRAGNGVILITTKRGKTGKPQLSYDMNFGMGQPTRTPKMSNAAEYATIRNELQIYDNLPVDQWNGALQGFNSNGAYTRTDNGNVLSAVFTPDDIKKFADGSDPLIHPNTDWYGSVIRNWSPQQRHNLQLTGGSDNIRYLASLGYINQDGNYVNSATGYKQYDMRINLDTKINKYVSANLGVTMREEFRRFPNGGGAGDIFRMLMRGKPTEIAIWPDGRPGPDIENGQNPAVITTNTTGYNHDKRDYIQTNGTLEILIPGVEGLKVTAMAAIDKQLRRQKSFQKPWTLYFWDKKTFEADGVTPFLTGTVRSTFSDPRLTENASQELSVQLTGQVSYEKSINSHNFNVMAGVQREKVDGDGFFAYRRYFISPVVDQLFAGGTAEQNIDNFDLFRRARLSYFGRAGYNYKEKYLAEFLWRVDGSYVFPQQGRFGFFPGVSAGWRISEEDFWKGNINFVNNVKIRGSWGQMGAEPYLLGTETLAEYQYLSTMGFGSYIINDQVAKTLLETRVANPNFTWEVANNSNFGIEGTLFHDKVAFEFDYFVNNRSNILIPKIGSTPSSAGIDGKLPPQNLGKLQNKGWEFKVSYDGSHNDFTYSVSVNGGYAKNQIKYWDETPGAPSYQRTTGKPYNAFLAYQYDGIFKDQTEIDSKTLDYSGITGTIRPGDMKFKDINGDGKITADDKVRSEKTNRPQFTGGASINLGYKAFDLSILFQGTLGGLQYIGQTESGDIGNYLKYAYDHRWTIDNPSSTEPRLANRNNTYYTNFDNAGANTYYLRSNNYLRLKNIELGYNLPSEIGKKIGLNNFRVYVNGLNLITIDKIKIWDPEATSTNGQYYPQSRVMNAGVRVTF
- a CDS encoding PQQ-dependent sugar dehydrogenase, producing MLRLLRYPLLISVLVFGLFNCAGSKKSKTVATDAKLSAQGKELFTTNCVSCHALEHEEIGPRLGGVTSLLSEKELIDFVKNPNKAIEAGNQRAVALTRRYKMIMPPFDFLTNDEIKSILAYIKDESEQHHIQPLVVKAEANTAVAERLAAPITKAGLKIETEDFITIPSSSEKMPKTRIANMRPHPSADGTLFVSDQRGIIHRIENNQTNVFLDIRPLIENYVNEPGLGTGLGSFAFHPDYQNNGLIYITHTEAFKGKRADYEFPDSIKVALQWVVSEWKINDVKSKVFEGKRRELIRINVPSVVHGTQDIGFVPGIGKSDPDYGMLYIGTGDGGSTIAKHPELCHKLGSLLGTIIRIDPAGNNSKNGSYGIPTDNPFVNNADPATYKEIYAYGFRNPHRLYWDMTNGKTLFSAEVGESNFEEVNVIKKGGDYGWNVQEGNYGISYKDLKNVYKLPDANKFVKPFALYDHVDGNAISGGAVYEGQLEALKHKYIFGDIVSGRIFYVPVDKYLSPSPVHELTIMQGSKETNLVEMSGSKRVDLRIEYDLFSKQMYIMTKSDGKIRKVTKAYFDKIP